Proteins found in one Oenanthe melanoleuca isolate GR-GAL-2019-014 chromosome 24, OMel1.0, whole genome shotgun sequence genomic segment:
- the BARX2 gene encoding homeobox protein BarH-like 2, giving the protein MHGRPQPQPLPGPQPPRLPKAGRRRYKTFMIDEILSKETCDYFEKLSLYSVCPSLLVRPKPLHSCAGSPPVRALPLLPALPPLLPGGSRLLPAEAAPGEPQGSSESEAEQPPPRSKKPRRSRTIFTEIQLMGLEKKFQKQKYLSTPDRLDLAQSLGLTQLQVKTWYQNRRMKWKKMVLKGGQEAPTKPKGRPKKNSIPTSEEIEAEEKMNSQAQSQAQEGSRASEEPKLTEENPEKVLLETEGCPEHAPEPSSEETTPLS; this is encoded by the exons ATGCACggccgcccccagccccagcccctgcccggcccgcagcccccgcgGCTGCCCAAGGCAGGCAGGAGGCGCTACAAGACCTTCATGATCGACGAGATCCTCTCCAAGGAGACCTGCGACTACTTCGAGAAACTTTCGCTCTACTCCGTCTGCCCGTCGCTCCTGGTCCGGCCCAAGCCGCTGCACTCCTGCGCCG GCTCCCCGCCGGTGCGGGCGCTCCCGCTGCTGCCCGCGCTCCCGCCGCTGCTCCCGGGCGGCTCCCGGCTCCTGCCCGCCGAGGCCGCCCCCggagagccccagggcagcagcgAGTcggaggcagagcagcccccgCCTCGCTCGAAGAAGCCGCGCCGGAGCAGGACCATCTTCACTGAGATCCAGCTCATGGGCCTGGAGAAGAAATTCCAGAAGCAGAAGTACCTCTCCACCCCCGATAG GCTCGACTTAGCCCAATCCTTGGGGCTGACTCAGCTCCAGGTAAAGACGTGGTACCAGAACCGTAGGATGAAGTGGAAGAAAATG GTGTTGAAGGGTGGACAGGAAGCTCCAACGAAGCCCAAAGGCCGCCCAAAGAAAAACTCCATCCCCACCTCAGAGGAGATtgaagcagaggagaaaatgaacAGCCAGGCTCAGAGTCAGGCACAGGAGGGATCTCGAGCCTCTGAGGAGCCAAAACTAACAGAGGAGAACCCAGAAAAAGTCCTGCTGGAGACAGAGGGGTGTCCAGAACATGCACCAGAGCCTTCCTCAGAGGAGACTACACCATTAAGttaa